One segment of Microcoleus sp. FACHB-831 DNA contains the following:
- a CDS encoding ATP-binding protein, with amino-acid sequence MKILTKFIGSSVAFIGLIVSLTVGSEFLLKRVEISTETSHERVDRAFSAAVNLKLSLRDQIAALRNYIILNHDPSDMAKYYKAMSEFILSLDDLQSLIPENSELAIIRRRHNFLVRLATELRDEPSTLEQTQQDFRTINSYRDDIDFSLDSLVSSVEQQHALAKQQANQFKYTTQVVRYTTTGIILLFFGGQIVLILLPVIRSIEKLQMGAAKIGMGNLDYRLNINTKDEIQQLSCEFNQMATRLAESYHSLEEKVIDRTAELIRLNQNLEIEIAERTLAETELQQALQKLQQTQTQLIQTEKMSGLGQMVAGVAHEINNPVNFIHGNLVYLDQYTQELLTLVQLYQKHYPQPAEEIQEHTENIEIDFLVKDLSKILSSMKIGTERIRQIVLSLRNFSRLDEAEMKPVDLHEGIDSTLLILKNRLKTNSGNNEIQVIKDYGNLPLVECYAGQLNQVFMNILSNAIEALEIETGDKGFLDIGSRVPTPDSKLPIPTIRIRTEMLNPNVVAVRIVDNGPGMTEEVQTRLFDPFFTTKPVGKGTGLGLSISYGIIVQKHQGALRCVSEKGQGTEFWIEIPVRQTVEVLGSQRLKTEAMTSA; translated from the coding sequence ATGAAAATATTAACTAAATTTATTGGTTCTTCTGTTGCCTTTATAGGGCTAATTGTATCTCTTACAGTTGGAAGTGAATTCCTATTAAAAAGAGTGGAGATATCTACAGAAACCAGCCACGAGAGAGTCGATCGAGCCTTCAGTGCAGCCGTTAATCTAAAACTCTCCTTAAGAGATCAAATCGCAGCACTCAGGAACTATATCATCCTCAATCACGACCCGTCAGACATGGCGAAGTACTACAAAGCTATGTCAGAATTTATACTTAGCCTGGATGATTTGCAAAGCCTGATTCCAGAAAATTCAGAACTGGCAATTATCCGCCGTCGCCACAACTTTCTCGTGCGTTTAGCAACAGAACTTCGTGACGAGCCTTCCACTCTCGAACAGACCCAGCAGGATTTCAGAACGATCAATTCTTATAGAGATGATATTGACTTCTCTCTAGATTCGCTGGTGAGTAGCGTTGAACAGCAGCATGCATTAGCGAAACAACAAGCAAATCAATTCAAATACACTACCCAAGTTGTTAGGTACACTACCACAGGTATAATTCTGCTGTTCTTTGGCGGTCAAATAGTGCTGATATTACTTCCGGTAATTCGCTCTATCGAAAAGCTGCAAATGGGAGCAGCAAAAATTGGTATGGGCAACTTGGATTATCGCTTGAATATCAACACAAAAGATGAAATTCAACAACTTTCCTGCGAATTCAACCAGATGGCGACAAGGCTCGCTGAATCTTATCACTCCCTAGAGGAGAAAGTAATTGATCGTACAGCCGAACTAATAAGATTAAACCAAAATTTAGAAATTGAAATTGCTGAACGCACGCTAGCAGAAACAGAACTTCAGCAAGCTCTACAAAAATTGCAACAAACTCAAACGCAACTGATTCAAACCGAAAAGATGTCTGGATTGGGTCAGATGGTTGCTGGTGTAGCTCATGAAATTAATAACCCTGTTAACTTTATACACGGCAACCTCGTCTATCTGGACCAATACACTCAAGAACTACTAACGCTGGTACAGCTTTATCAAAAGCACTATCCCCAACCAGCAGAAGAAATTCAAGAACATACTGAAAATATTGAAATTGACTTTCTCGTTAAAGATTTATCTAAAATTCTATCTTCGATGAAGATCGGCACCGAACGCATCCGTCAGATTGTCCTATCTCTGCGAAATTTCTCTCGCCTCGACGAAGCAGAAATGAAGCCCGTAGATCTTCATGAAGGCATTGATAGCACGCTGTTAATCCTGAAAAACCGCCTGAAAACAAATTCAGGAAATAACGAAATTCAGGTGATTAAAGACTATGGCAATTTGCCATTAGTTGAGTGCTATGCGGGACAACTGAATCAGGTGTTCATGAATATTCTCAGCAATGCGATTGAGGCGCTGGAAATAGAGACAGGGGATAAGGGATTTTTGGATATTGGCTCCAGAGTCCCTACTCCAGACTCTAAACTCCCAATCCCTACTATTAGGATTCGTACTGAGATGTTAAACCCTAATGTTGTTGCGGTGCGAATTGTGGATAATGGGCCAGGTATGACCGAAGAAGTGCAAACACGGTTATTTGACCCGTTTTTCACTACTAAGCCAGTGGGTAAAGGCACGGGGTTGGGGTTGTCGATCAGCTATGGAATTATAGTGCAGAAGCATCAGGGGGCGCTGAGGTGCGTGTCAGAAAAGGGACAAGGAACGGAGTTTTGGATTGAAATCCCGGTGAGGCAAACTGTTGAGGTATTAGGTAGTCAAAGGTTGAAAACTGAGGCGATGACTTCGGCTTGA
- the ftsH2 gene encoding ATP-dependent zinc metalloprotease FtsH2, with translation MKFSWRVILLWTLPALVIGFFLWQGAFAPATAEMGKNTASTRMTYGRFLEYLDAGRVKSVDLYDSGRTAIVQAIDPELDNRTQVLRVDLPSNSPELISKLARNSNISLDTHPVRNDGAIWGFLGNLVFPILLIAGLFFLFRRSSNLPGGPGQAMNFGKSKARFSMEAKTGVLFDDVAGIEEAKEELQEVVQFLKQPERFTAVGARIPKGVLLVGPPGTGKTLLAKAIAGEAGVPFFSISGSEFVEMFVGVGASRVRDLFKKAKENAPCIIFIDEIDAVGRQRGAGIGGGNDEREQTLNQLLTEMDGFEGNTGIIIIAATNRPDVLDAALLRPGRFDRQVTVDAPDIKGRLEVLEVHARNKKIAPEVSLEAIARRTPGFTGADLANLLNEAAILTARRRKDAITMLEINDAVDRVVAGMEGTPLVDSKSKRLIAYHEVGHAIVGTLIVGHDPVQKVTLVPRGQARGLTWFTPSEDSGLVSRSQLLARITGALGGRAAEEVIFGDSEITTGAGGDLQQVTGLARQMVTRFGMSDLGPLSLESQSGEVFLGRDWTSRSEYSEDIASRIDAQVRTIVDHCYKDALRIMRENRAAIDRLVDLLVEKETIDGEEFRQIVAEYTVLPEKEQFAPTT, from the coding sequence ATGAAATTTTCTTGGAGAGTAATACTACTTTGGACACTGCCTGCTTTAGTCATTGGGTTTTTCCTGTGGCAAGGGGCATTTGCACCCGCTACCGCTGAAATGGGCAAGAACACTGCCAGTACAAGAATGACTTACGGGCGGTTCTTGGAATACCTGGATGCAGGTCGGGTGAAAAGCGTCGATCTTTATGATTCAGGCAGGACAGCAATTGTCCAAGCAATCGATCCAGAACTGGATAACCGGACGCAGGTGCTGCGAGTGGATCTGCCGAGCAACTCCCCAGAGCTGATTTCCAAGCTGGCGAGAAATTCCAACATTAGCCTAGATACCCATCCAGTTCGCAACGATGGGGCAATTTGGGGATTTTTGGGAAACTTAGTTTTTCCAATACTGTTAATTGCTGGGCTGTTTTTCTTGTTCCGGCGCTCTAGCAACCTGCCTGGTGGCCCAGGTCAAGCGATGAACTTTGGCAAATCGAAAGCGCGGTTTAGCATGGAAGCTAAAACAGGCGTTTTGTTCGATGATGTTGCTGGTATCGAAGAAGCCAAAGAAGAACTCCAAGAAGTCGTGCAATTCCTCAAACAGCCGGAGCGGTTTACTGCGGTTGGTGCGAGAATTCCCAAAGGCGTGTTGTTAGTTGGCCCTCCGGGAACTGGTAAGACACTGTTGGCGAAAGCGATCGCTGGTGAAGCTGGCGTTCCCTTCTTTAGCATCTCCGGCTCAGAGTTTGTTGAGATGTTTGTGGGCGTTGGTGCTTCCCGCGTGCGCGACTTGTTCAAAAAAGCCAAAGAAAACGCCCCCTGTATCATCTTCATCGATGAAATCGACGCAGTTGGCCGTCAGCGGGGCGCAGGCATAGGCGGTGGTAACGACGAGCGCGAACAAACCCTCAACCAGCTATTGACCGAAATGGATGGTTTTGAAGGTAACACGGGCATCATTATCATTGCCGCTACCAACCGCCCAGACGTACTCGACGCCGCCTTATTGCGTCCCGGACGCTTTGACCGTCAAGTTACAGTTGACGCCCCGGACATCAAAGGAAGGCTGGAAGTCCTAGAAGTACATGCCCGGAATAAGAAAATCGCGCCGGAAGTATCATTAGAAGCGATCGCCCGCCGCACTCCCGGATTCACAGGCGCTGACTTAGCCAACCTGCTCAACGAAGCCGCCATTCTTACCGCCCGTCGTCGCAAAGATGCCATCACCATGTTGGAAATCAACGACGCCGTTGACCGCGTAGTTGCTGGTATGGAAGGCACTCCCCTCGTAGACAGCAAGAGCAAGCGGCTAATTGCTTATCACGAAGTCGGTCACGCTATTGTTGGCACGCTCATTGTCGGCCACGACCCCGTACAGAAAGTAACCCTAGTTCCACGCGGACAAGCACGCGGTTTAACCTGGTTTACCCCAAGTGAAGATTCTGGCTTAGTTTCCAGATCTCAGTTATTGGCACGTATCACAGGCGCTTTGGGCGGTCGTGCTGCTGAAGAAGTGATTTTTGGCGATTCTGAAATAACCACTGGTGCTGGCGGTGACTTGCAACAGGTGACAGGCTTGGCGCGACAGATGGTGACGCGCTTCGGTATGTCTGACCTCGGCCCCTTATCGCTAGAAAGCCAGAGTGGAGAAGTATTCCTCGGTCGTGACTGGACGAGTCGCTCTGAATACTCTGAGGACATTGCCTCACGTATTGATGCCCAGGTACGCACTATTGTGGATCATTGCTACAAAGATGCCCTGCGGATTATGCGGGAAAATCGGGCTGCGATCGATCGCCTAGTCGATCTGCTAGTCGAGAAGGAAACTATCGACGGCGAAGAGTTCCGTCAGATTGTGGCTGAGTACACGGTTTTGCCTGAAAAGGAGCAATTCGCTCCCACCACTTAA
- a CDS encoding YgcG family protein — MFKQAFCGGFLSLALLNFPVSSSAVTVDEVPNPRKLNGGWVEDMANILTPATEAEINRQISALEAQNGSEIAVVTVTETAPSRTPKEFATALFNRWHIGKKDKNNGVLFLISKRERRVEIETGYGVETILPNAKVGNIIKQEITPRFKKDDFDGGTLAGSKALVISLQASEPLLNSSDERPWYVDIPWYDWLFYGFTGGSIAAAIAAMFYAKKAMPDGRTKANLIEPEGRSRNLSHQSVNCAKCFQPMEQVESTKLPLHLNIAEKFLQNLGYVRYEGWQCPNCLQHLTGQGMHIHEITLKPYQISSCPSCGQVAKTTQSEVLEAATTNKTGKLLVSDRCYHCSYTHQTEETIPLFEAVSNINSSDSSWSSSSSDSGSSSSSSSDISWSSSSDSGSSSDSSWSSSSSDSGSSSSSSSDSSWSSSSDSSWSSSSDSGSSFGGGDSCGGGDGGSW, encoded by the coding sequence ATGTTCAAACAAGCTTTCTGTGGTGGTTTTCTAAGTTTGGCTTTACTCAACTTCCCCGTGTCCAGTTCTGCTGTAACTGTAGATGAAGTTCCAAACCCAAGAAAGCTAAATGGCGGTTGGGTTGAGGATATGGCAAATATACTAACGCCTGCGACTGAAGCTGAGATTAATAGACAAATTTCAGCGCTGGAGGCTCAAAATGGTAGTGAAATCGCAGTGGTAACGGTAACGGAAACTGCGCCATCTAGAACTCCGAAAGAGTTTGCTACGGCGTTGTTCAATCGCTGGCACATTGGTAAGAAAGATAAAAACAATGGCGTCTTATTTTTGATTTCCAAGCGCGAGCGCCGAGTAGAAATTGAGACGGGATATGGGGTTGAGACTATTCTGCCAAATGCCAAAGTAGGCAACATTATCAAGCAAGAAATTACGCCGCGATTCAAAAAAGACGACTTTGATGGCGGTACGCTAGCTGGAAGCAAAGCGCTAGTAATCAGCCTACAAGCATCAGAGCCGCTATTGAACTCTAGCGACGAGCGTCCTTGGTATGTCGATATACCTTGGTACGATTGGCTATTCTACGGATTTACTGGTGGTTCCATAGCTGCTGCGATCGCCGCGATGTTTTACGCAAAAAAGGCAATGCCAGATGGTAGGACAAAGGCGAATTTAATTGAACCAGAGGGGCGATCGCGTAATTTGTCGCACCAATCTGTAAACTGCGCCAAATGCTTTCAACCTATGGAACAAGTAGAATCTACTAAACTCCCGCTGCATCTCAACATAGCTGAAAAATTTCTTCAAAACCTGGGTTATGTGAGATATGAAGGTTGGCAGTGTCCCAACTGTCTTCAGCATCTAACCGGACAAGGGATGCACATACACGAGATTACATTAAAGCCTTACCAAATAAGTAGCTGCCCTAGCTGCGGACAAGTGGCAAAGACAACCCAATCGGAGGTTTTAGAAGCAGCGACAACAAATAAAACAGGCAAGCTGTTAGTTAGCGATCGCTGCTATCACTGTTCTTACACCCATCAGACTGAAGAAACAATTCCTCTCTTTGAAGCCGTTTCTAACATTAACAGTAGCGATAGTTCCTGGAGCAGCAGCAGTAGCGATAGCGGTAGTAGTAGCAGTAGCAGTAGCGATATTTCCTGGAGCAGCAGTAGCGATAGCGGTAGCAGTAGCGATAGTTCTTGGAGTAGCAGCAGCAGCGATAGCGGTAGCAGTTCCAGCAGCAGTAGCGATAGTTCTTGGAGTAGCAGCAGCGATAGTTCTTGGAGCAGCAGTAGCGATAGCGGTAGCAGTTTTGGAGGTGGGGATAGTTGTGGCGGTGGAGATGGTGGAAGCTGGTAA
- the petH gene encoding ferredoxin--NADP reductase, giving the protein MYNQSVAGGTTNTTSGSRAFVYEVVGLRQNEETDKTGYPIRRSGSVFITVPYDRMNQEMRRITRMGGKIVSIKPVTGADIEVNGKAKSEPAQQAPAKLAEKTSPMTQAKEKTEKADIPVNLYRPNAPYIGKCLSNEELVREGGEGTVRHLTFDLSAGNLRYLEGQSIGIIPEGTDKNGKPHKLRLYSIASTRHGDRLDDKTISLCVRQLEYKHPETGEKVFGVCSTYLCNLNSGDDVKITGPVGKEMLLPDDPEANIIMMATGTGIAPFRAYLWRMFKEKHENYQFKGLAWLFFGVAYTPNLLYKDQLEEIQKQYPDNFRLTSAISREQKNPQGGKMYIQNRIAEHADELWELIQKPNTHTYICGLKGMEGGIDEGMSGAASKFGVNWTDYQKDLKKQGRWHVETY; this is encoded by the coding sequence ATGTACAATCAAAGCGTAGCTGGCGGTACTACCAATACAACGTCTGGTAGCCGCGCCTTTGTTTATGAGGTAGTTGGTCTGCGTCAGAACGAAGAAACTGACAAAACGGGCTATCCTATTCGTCGCAGTGGCAGTGTATTTATCACAGTGCCTTACGACCGGATGAATCAAGAGATGCGACGAATTACTCGCATGGGCGGCAAAATTGTCAGCATAAAGCCTGTGACGGGTGCAGACATAGAAGTTAATGGGAAAGCCAAATCGGAACCTGCACAACAAGCGCCTGCGAAGTTAGCAGAAAAAACAAGTCCCATGACTCAAGCCAAAGAAAAAACCGAAAAAGCAGACATTCCTGTTAATCTATACCGTCCAAACGCACCTTATATTGGCAAGTGCCTGTCTAACGAAGAACTTGTGCGCGAAGGTGGGGAAGGCACAGTCCGTCACTTGACATTCGACCTTTCTGCGGGCAACCTGCGGTATCTGGAAGGCCAAAGTATCGGCATTATCCCAGAAGGAACCGACAAAAATGGCAAGCCTCACAAGCTGCGGCTTTACTCCATCGCCTCAACTCGTCACGGGGATCGTCTTGATGACAAGACTATATCCCTCTGTGTTAGGCAGCTAGAGTACAAGCATCCTGAAACTGGCGAAAAAGTCTTTGGGGTCTGCTCTACCTACCTATGCAACCTGAATAGTGGGGATGATGTAAAAATCACTGGCCCAGTTGGTAAGGAAATGCTTTTACCAGACGATCCGGAAGCCAATATCATTATGATGGCTACCGGAACTGGAATTGCACCATTCCGCGCTTACCTGTGGCGGATGTTCAAAGAAAAGCATGAAAACTACCAGTTCAAGGGTCTAGCTTGGCTATTCTTCGGAGTCGCCTACACTCCCAACCTTCTCTACAAAGATCAACTAGAGGAGATACAGAAACAGTACCCGGATAACTTCCGCCTGACATCTGCCATCAGCCGGGAACAGAAGAATCCCCAAGGCGGCAAGATGTACATCCAAAATCGGATTGCCGAACACGCCGATGAACTGTGGGAATTGATTCAAAAACCAAACACCCACACTTACATCTGCGGTTTGAAAGGCATGGAAGGTGGCATCGATGAGGGTATGTCGGGCGCTGCTAGCAAGTTCGGCGTTAACTGGACTGATTACCAGAAGGACCTCAAGAAGCAAGGACGCTGGCACGTAGAAACCTACTAG
- a CDS encoding phosphoribulokinase: MTSKPDRVVLIGVAGDSGCGKSTFLRRLTDLFGEDFVTVICLDDYHSLDRKQRKETGITALNPKANNFDLMYEQMKALKSGQAIDKPIYNHETGMIDPPERVEPNHIIVIEGLHPLYDERVRSLLDFSVYLDISDEVKIAWKIQRDMAERGHTYEDVLAAINSRRPDFSAYIDPQKEFADVVIQVLPTNLIKDDQERKVLRVQMIQREGVEGFEPAYLFDEGSTINWTPCGRKLTCSYPGIKMYYGPDAYYGHEVSILEVDGQFDNLEEVIYIESHLSKTSTKYEGELTKLLLQHREYPGSNNGTGLFQVLVGLKMRATYERLTSGKTQQLAGKA, encoded by the coding sequence ATGACCAGTAAGCCGGACCGCGTGGTGCTAATTGGCGTTGCCGGAGATTCCGGATGCGGTAAATCTACTTTTTTGCGCCGATTGACAGATTTGTTCGGGGAAGATTTCGTGACTGTGATCTGCCTGGACGATTACCACTCTCTGGACCGGAAGCAGCGCAAGGAAACGGGGATTACTGCTCTTAATCCGAAGGCAAACAACTTTGACCTGATGTATGAGCAAATGAAAGCGCTGAAGAGTGGTCAGGCTATTGATAAGCCTATTTACAACCACGAAACGGGCATGATCGACCCACCAGAGAGGGTGGAGCCAAATCATATTATTGTGATTGAGGGTCTGCACCCGTTATATGATGAGCGCGTGCGATCGCTTCTAGATTTCAGCGTCTATCTTGACATCAGCGATGAGGTCAAGATTGCTTGGAAAATTCAGCGCGATATGGCAGAGAGGGGCCACACCTACGAGGATGTGCTAGCTGCCATCAATTCCCGTCGTCCCGACTTCTCCGCTTACATAGATCCGCAAAAAGAGTTTGCGGATGTCGTGATTCAGGTTTTACCCACGAATTTGATCAAGGATGACCAGGAACGCAAGGTTTTGCGGGTACAGATGATCCAGAGAGAAGGCGTGGAAGGTTTTGAGCCTGCTTACCTGTTTGATGAGGGTTCCACAATTAATTGGACTCCTTGCGGTCGTAAGCTGACTTGCTCTTACCCTGGAATCAAGATGTACTACGGGCCAGATGCTTATTACGGCCACGAAGTCTCGATCCTAGAAGTAGATGGTCAGTTTGACAATCTAGAGGAAGTCATCTACATCGAGAGCCATCTGAGCAAAACTTCTACTAAGTACGAGGGCGAGTTGACTAAACTCTTGCTACAGCATCGCGAATACCCAGGCTCAAACAACGGTACTGGATTGTTCCAAGTGCTGGTGGGTCTAAAAATGCGGGCGACTTACGAACGCTTGACTTCTGGCAAGACCCAGCAACTGGCGGGGAAGGCATAG
- a CDS encoding TIGR04376 family protein, translating into MGLFDDSKRFLETQLEEFLRNNPHLELQMLEEQLREQEQDTLRLIADLQRGEKRSQDEILSTAQEIKRWHSRIEKAKASGRMDLAQAAQEREAALLRQGNQLWGQMQGCKERLEQAKELQRKIQLRRQEVKTKAASAQAPRNSNKAEQRAASTAWNQSSTNSNTHTGAEGLEEQFQRWETEDELNSMKRNLGR; encoded by the coding sequence GTGGGACTATTTGATGATTCCAAACGGTTTCTAGAAACCCAGTTAGAGGAATTTCTCCGGAATAATCCCCATCTGGAGTTACAAATGCTAGAGGAGCAACTGCGGGAGCAAGAGCAAGACACGCTCCGCTTGATTGCAGACCTCCAGCGCGGGGAAAAGCGATCGCAGGATGAAATTCTCTCTACAGCGCAAGAAATAAAGCGCTGGCATTCCCGCATAGAGAAAGCTAAAGCCTCTGGGAGAATGGATTTAGCCCAAGCTGCTCAAGAGCGAGAAGCTGCACTGCTACGCCAAGGGAATCAGCTTTGGGGACAGATGCAAGGCTGTAAAGAGCGTCTTGAGCAAGCTAAGGAACTACAGCGCAAAATTCAGCTGCGTCGCCAAGAGGTAAAAACAAAAGCCGCCTCAGCTCAAGCACCACGTAATAGTAATAAAGCCGAACAGAGAGCCGCTAGCACCGCTTGGAATCAGAGTAGCACCAACAGCAATACTCATACTGGCGCAGAGGGATTAGAAGAACAATTCCAGCGTTGGGAAACTGAGGACGAGTTGAATAGTATGAAGCGCAACTTGGGGCGCTAG